One Prunus dulcis chromosome 8, ALMONDv2, whole genome shotgun sequence DNA window includes the following coding sequences:
- the LOC117636325 gene encoding zinc finger protein 346-like isoform X3: protein MGIVGLVEISLQCFDVLAWPLLALVYPLLPLWHYIRIMVAFWLVIPHFDGAFYVYKHLICPCLTMDPKSVTTWFNKWRKESLFVSKDVHAEVERYVKENVPEALERTIAYEAEPNLTGTEKNKYTSREIKGKTTEVAEGVSGDGLKKIIIMNFKENVQGQQQNTNEALRMKGSRLWCNICSVRCPGEIDMASHLSGRRHKENVQEQQQNASKAPMKNHPPLWCSICRVHCTGEINMESHLSGRKHKENVQEQQQNAKKAPRKNEPPLWCKVCSVGCSGQITLASHLNGNKHKEKVQEQQNTKKNGPPLWCKICNVGCSGQITLASHLNGNKHKEKVQEQQNTAKI from the exons ATGGGTATTGTGGGTCTTGTAGAAATTTCTCTTCAATGCTTTGATGTTCTTGCATG GCCTCTGCTTGCTTTGGTGTATCCTCT GCTCCCGCTGTGGCATTACATTAGGATAATGGTTGCCTTCTGGTTGGTGATACCTCATTTTGATGGTGCCTTTTATGTCTATAAACATCTTATCTGTCCATGCCTTACCATGGACCCCAAAAGTGTTACCACCTGGTTCAACAAGTGGAGGAAGGAGTCGTTGTTCGTCAGCAAAGATGTTCATGCTGAGGTGGAGAGATATGTAAAGGAGAATGTACCTGAAGCTTTGGAAAGAACTATTGCTTACGAG GCAGAGCCTAATCTCACTGGGactgaaaaaaacaaatacacTTCTAGGGagataaaaggaaaaaccacGGAGGTCGCAGAGGGTGTATCTGGTGATGGactcaaaaaaattattattatgaattttaaggAAAACGTGCAAGGCCAGCAACAGAACACAAATGAAGCTTTAAGGATGAAGGGTTCTCGTCTGTGGTGCAATATTTGTAGTGTGCGCTGCCCTGGTGAGATTGACATGGCATCGCATCTCAGTGGAAGGCGGCACAAGGAAAATGTGCAAGAGCAACAACAGAACGCAAGTAAGGCTCCAATGAAGAATCATCCACCTCTGTGGTGCAGTATTTGTCGTGTGCACTGCACTGGTGAGATTAACATGGAATCTCATCTCAGTGGAAGGAAGCACAAGGAAAATGTGCAAGAGCAACAACAGAACGCAAAAAAGGCTCCAAGGAAGAATGAGCCACCTTTATGGTGCAAAGTTTGTAGTGTGGGCTGCTCTGGTCAGATTACATTGGCATCTCATCTCAATGGGAACAAGCATAAGGAGAAAGTGCAAGAACAGCAGAATACAAAGAAGAATGGGCCACCTCTATGGTgcaaaatttgtaatgtggGCTGCTCTGGTCAGATTACCTTGGCATCTCATCTCAATGGAAATAAGCATAAGGAGAAAGTGCAAGAACAGCAGAAtactgctaaaatatga
- the LOC117636325 gene encoding zinc finger protein 346-like isoform X1 — protein MGIVGLVEISLQCFDVLAWPLLALVYPLCCSIRAIETNSISDAQKLNTYWVVFSLILLLEHAFLKLLEWLPLWHYIRIMVAFWLVIPHFDGAFYVYKHLICPCLTMDPKSVTTWFNKWRKESLFVSKDVHAEVERYVKENVPEALERTIAYEAEPNLTGTEKNKYTSREIKGKTTEVAEGVSGDGLKKIIIMNFKENVQGQQQNTNEALRMKGSRLWCNICSVRCPGEIDMASHLSGRRHKENVQEQQQNASKAPMKNHPPLWCSICRVHCTGEINMESHLSGRKHKENVQEQQQNAKKAPRKNEPPLWCKVCSVGCSGQITLASHLNGNKHKEKVQEQQNTKKNGPPLWCKICNVGCSGQITLASHLNGNKHKEKVQEQQNTAKI, from the exons ATGGGTATTGTGGGTCTTGTAGAAATTTCTCTTCAATGCTTTGATGTTCTTGCATG GCCTCTGCTTGCTTTGGTGTATCCTCT ATGTTGTTCCATTAGGGCGATTGAGACCAATTCCATTTCAGATGCTCAGAAATTGAATACTTATTGGGTTGTCTTCTCATTGATTTTGCTCCTTGAACATGCTTTCTTGAAGCTCCTAGAATG GCTCCCGCTGTGGCATTACATTAGGATAATGGTTGCCTTCTGGTTGGTGATACCTCATTTTGATGGTGCCTTTTATGTCTATAAACATCTTATCTGTCCATGCCTTACCATGGACCCCAAAAGTGTTACCACCTGGTTCAACAAGTGGAGGAAGGAGTCGTTGTTCGTCAGCAAAGATGTTCATGCTGAGGTGGAGAGATATGTAAAGGAGAATGTACCTGAAGCTTTGGAAAGAACTATTGCTTACGAG GCAGAGCCTAATCTCACTGGGactgaaaaaaacaaatacacTTCTAGGGagataaaaggaaaaaccacGGAGGTCGCAGAGGGTGTATCTGGTGATGGactcaaaaaaattattattatgaattttaaggAAAACGTGCAAGGCCAGCAACAGAACACAAATGAAGCTTTAAGGATGAAGGGTTCTCGTCTGTGGTGCAATATTTGTAGTGTGCGCTGCCCTGGTGAGATTGACATGGCATCGCATCTCAGTGGAAGGCGGCACAAGGAAAATGTGCAAGAGCAACAACAGAACGCAAGTAAGGCTCCAATGAAGAATCATCCACCTCTGTGGTGCAGTATTTGTCGTGTGCACTGCACTGGTGAGATTAACATGGAATCTCATCTCAGTGGAAGGAAGCACAAGGAAAATGTGCAAGAGCAACAACAGAACGCAAAAAAGGCTCCAAGGAAGAATGAGCCACCTTTATGGTGCAAAGTTTGTAGTGTGGGCTGCTCTGGTCAGATTACATTGGCATCTCATCTCAATGGGAACAAGCATAAGGAGAAAGTGCAAGAACAGCAGAATACAAAGAAGAATGGGCCACCTCTATGGTgcaaaatttgtaatgtggGCTGCTCTGGTCAGATTACCTTGGCATCTCATCTCAATGGAAATAAGCATAAGGAGAAAGTGCAAGAACAGCAGAAtactgctaaaatatga
- the LOC117636325 gene encoding zinc finger protein 346-like isoform X2, with amino-acid sequence MASACFGVSSIVFLLDRCCSIRAIETNSISDAQKLNTYWVVFSLILLLEHAFLKLLEWLPLWHYIRIMVAFWLVIPHFDGAFYVYKHLICPCLTMDPKSVTTWFNKWRKESLFVSKDVHAEVERYVKENVPEALERTIAYEAEPNLTGTEKNKYTSREIKGKTTEVAEGVSGDGLKKIIIMNFKENVQGQQQNTNEALRMKGSRLWCNICSVRCPGEIDMASHLSGRRHKENVQEQQQNASKAPMKNHPPLWCSICRVHCTGEINMESHLSGRKHKENVQEQQQNAKKAPRKNEPPLWCKVCSVGCSGQITLASHLNGNKHKEKVQEQQNTKKNGPPLWCKICNVGCSGQITLASHLNGNKHKEKVQEQQNTAKI; translated from the exons ATG GCCTCTGCTTGCTTTGGTGTATCCTCT ATTGTTTTCCTTTTGGACAGATGTTGTTCCATTAGGGCGATTGAGACCAATTCCATTTCAGATGCTCAGAAATTGAATACTTATTGGGTTGTCTTCTCATTGATTTTGCTCCTTGAACATGCTTTCTTGAAGCTCCTAGAATG GCTCCCGCTGTGGCATTACATTAGGATAATGGTTGCCTTCTGGTTGGTGATACCTCATTTTGATGGTGCCTTTTATGTCTATAAACATCTTATCTGTCCATGCCTTACCATGGACCCCAAAAGTGTTACCACCTGGTTCAACAAGTGGAGGAAGGAGTCGTTGTTCGTCAGCAAAGATGTTCATGCTGAGGTGGAGAGATATGTAAAGGAGAATGTACCTGAAGCTTTGGAAAGAACTATTGCTTACGAG GCAGAGCCTAATCTCACTGGGactgaaaaaaacaaatacacTTCTAGGGagataaaaggaaaaaccacGGAGGTCGCAGAGGGTGTATCTGGTGATGGactcaaaaaaattattattatgaattttaaggAAAACGTGCAAGGCCAGCAACAGAACACAAATGAAGCTTTAAGGATGAAGGGTTCTCGTCTGTGGTGCAATATTTGTAGTGTGCGCTGCCCTGGTGAGATTGACATGGCATCGCATCTCAGTGGAAGGCGGCACAAGGAAAATGTGCAAGAGCAACAACAGAACGCAAGTAAGGCTCCAATGAAGAATCATCCACCTCTGTGGTGCAGTATTTGTCGTGTGCACTGCACTGGTGAGATTAACATGGAATCTCATCTCAGTGGAAGGAAGCACAAGGAAAATGTGCAAGAGCAACAACAGAACGCAAAAAAGGCTCCAAGGAAGAATGAGCCACCTTTATGGTGCAAAGTTTGTAGTGTGGGCTGCTCTGGTCAGATTACATTGGCATCTCATCTCAATGGGAACAAGCATAAGGAGAAAGTGCAAGAACAGCAGAATACAAAGAAGAATGGGCCACCTCTATGGTgcaaaatttgtaatgtggGCTGCTCTGGTCAGATTACCTTGGCATCTCATCTCAATGGAAATAAGCATAAGGAGAAAGTGCAAGAACAGCAGAAtactgctaaaatatga